CCCCCAGGGACGGCCCCACCCCAATGCTCGTTGGGGGGCGGTCTCCGCCGAGTGTAGCATGTGCTCCGAGGTCCACGTACGGAGCAACGGCTCCGTCCCCAATCGTGTAGCGCCCCAGCACCCGCGGTGTGTAGCGGTACGAATCCGAAACGCCTTCAATCTCAGGGTACACCTCGACTGGATAGTTTCCCCCTTGCACCCCCACCCCGAGGGCCCACTGCGGAGAAAACTGGTACCCTACCTCCCCGACGAACACAAACGGCGGCCCGGCCTCCTTGGAGAACGCTCCTCCCCCAAACGGGTGCGACGGGCGCCACGACGACAGGTCGCCCGTGAAATCGGAGAGCCCCCCGCCAAGCCTGCCGTAGAACACCCCGTCCGCCGGTTGGGACTGAGCGTGCGCGGACGGCAGGAGGACGCCAAGCAATAGTCCCACGAGAAGCACCGTGGGCCCCGCCGACAGCACGATCGTGCGCACAGAACGAAGTGCAGC
This portion of the Salinibacter grassmerensis genome encodes:
- a CDS encoding outer membrane beta-barrel protein, which encodes MAALRSVRTIVLSAGPTVLLVGLLLGVLLPSAHAQSQPADGVFYGRLGGGLSDFTGDLSSWRPSHPFGGGAFSKEAGPPFVFVGEVGYQFSPQWALGVGVQGGNYPVEVYPEIEGVSDSYRYTPRVLGRYTIGDGAVAPYVDLGAHATLGGDRPPTSIGVGPSLG